The proteins below are encoded in one region of Flavobacterium nackdongense:
- a CDS encoding glycoside hydrolase family 2 protein — MKYLIACLVFSFSIAIHSQSNPNLDLTTLKWRLCLDKKATWANDDLYLTPDITKIQPNQPTDGWEMLQKTGKEITIPATVEEHYWGENGNDFGIDGDYIGVSWFSAQFKANENWKGKRVLLHFESTRLRAEIYVNKKLAGYDLYNGTPFSVDISKYIDYSKENELAVRITDPDGNFEWIDYLNDSWGLKKTLSASHGFGGITGGVSISVKDNSFLEDVFVKNTPEMTKIVIENTLNQPGQGELIAELYENEKNVLLSKSIAVRNTKTSTIEINFPKAKLWSIEHPNLYFVKLKWKGADGSEDTVIKRFGFRWFDVVEVNGDKQFHLNHKRVMLRTSISWGYWPVNGMIPTKELAKKQIQLAKDLGLNMLNFHRGIGQEMILDLADEMGLLYYAEPGGYKTGTTSTFSQEMNRERLRRMIVLFRSHPSLVIYNMINESTRDPEPFEIKDIQLAHSWDETRTITFTSTNFTKKMGYKDVLNPEKIEAPIKLHMLPYNDKPLYKGWWDMHYADGPGVYFDKFYKNPENFHKNSTNKGEIIMWGEDGAIGTPHRLELINQELKGKNLGWDGKAYINQFNAFDAFLTNKGYRKAFPTVDSLTQSLGSVSMYYQGRMIENVRLSNTVDCYVVNGWEGEKIENHSGIVDIYRNPKADPKIVAHYNQPLYVAVKARELVLTQGKKATVDFHIINEKEIKGKHTLAIAVSDSSGEIYKESFAVNITGGTTFGELLKKEISFTVPNKGYVQIDAQLKKGQKNIASGKEKLFVTSLNKELPTVTISDTTKTLTPLLKDIAIISNNVTTVNVQEIKSNVMVTNNFNELFGKQKFPLRQDILRWVNQGNKLVIIGDVEKFAGWLSSKAILDYRGSAPIKRDWYGGNYFVKEDKIFIDLPVNTAFNWEYQCLAGYENNRLGLRIENGESIVGVYADHKEELYSAVVRIPVGRGEIIISSLDLTKAINSNTSASIVAEKILQNMLLN, encoded by the coding sequence ATGAAATATCTAATTGCTTGCCTTGTATTTTCTTTTTCGATTGCTATCCATTCGCAAAGCAATCCAAATTTAGACCTTACAACTTTAAAATGGAGGCTCTGCCTTGACAAAAAAGCAACCTGGGCAAACGATGACTTATATTTAACTCCTGATATTACAAAAATACAGCCTAATCAGCCAACAGATGGTTGGGAAATGCTCCAAAAAACAGGAAAAGAAATTACCATTCCCGCGACTGTCGAAGAGCATTATTGGGGAGAAAACGGAAATGATTTTGGAATAGATGGCGATTACATTGGTGTTTCTTGGTTTTCGGCTCAATTTAAGGCAAATGAAAATTGGAAAGGCAAACGAGTGCTTCTCCATTTTGAAAGCACACGACTGCGAGCTGAAATTTATGTCAATAAAAAATTAGCGGGCTATGATCTATACAACGGAACACCTTTTTCAGTTGACATTTCAAAATATATTGATTATTCCAAAGAAAATGAACTTGCTGTAAGAATTACCGATCCAGATGGTAATTTTGAATGGATTGATTATCTAAATGATTCTTGGGGCTTAAAAAAAACATTAAGTGCTAGCCACGGTTTTGGAGGTATTACTGGAGGCGTAAGCATCAGTGTGAAGGACAACAGTTTTTTAGAAGATGTTTTCGTGAAAAACACTCCAGAAATGACCAAAATAGTTATTGAAAACACCTTAAATCAACCAGGTCAAGGCGAATTAATTGCAGAACTGTATGAAAATGAAAAAAATGTACTTTTATCAAAAAGCATTGCCGTAAGGAATACGAAAACCTCAACTATTGAAATAAATTTTCCAAAAGCAAAACTCTGGTCTATCGAACATCCAAACCTGTATTTTGTCAAACTAAAATGGAAAGGAGCCGATGGTAGCGAAGATACAGTCATAAAAAGATTTGGTTTCAGATGGTTTGATGTGGTAGAGGTTAATGGAGACAAACAGTTTCACTTAAATCACAAGAGAGTGATGCTAAGAACCTCTATTTCTTGGGGGTACTGGCCTGTAAATGGAATGATTCCTACCAAAGAATTGGCAAAAAAACAAATTCAGCTTGCTAAAGATTTGGGATTGAATATGCTGAATTTTCATAGAGGAATAGGCCAAGAAATGATTTTAGATCTAGCCGATGAAATGGGTTTACTCTATTACGCAGAGCCTGGTGGGTACAAAACAGGCACAACCTCAACTTTTTCACAAGAAATGAACAGAGAACGCCTAAGAAGAATGATCGTGCTTTTTAGAAGTCATCCCTCACTTGTTATCTACAATATGATCAATGAATCGACCAGAGATCCAGAACCTTTTGAAATCAAAGACATCCAATTGGCGCATAGTTGGGATGAAACACGGACTATTACATTTACGTCTACCAATTTTACTAAAAAAATGGGTTATAAAGATGTGCTAAACCCAGAAAAAATTGAAGCACCCATAAAATTACATATGTTACCTTATAATGACAAACCATTATATAAAGGATGGTGGGATATGCACTATGCGGATGGCCCAGGCGTCTATTTTGATAAATTTTACAAGAATCCAGAAAATTTTCATAAAAATTCTACCAACAAGGGCGAAATAATAATGTGGGGCGAAGATGGTGCTATTGGAACACCACACCGATTAGAATTGATAAACCAAGAACTAAAAGGAAAAAACTTAGGTTGGGACGGAAAAGCCTATATCAATCAATTCAATGCTTTTGATGCCTTTTTAACCAATAAAGGATATAGAAAAGCTTTTCCAACGGTAGATAGCTTAACGCAAAGTTTAGGAAGTGTTTCTATGTATTACCAAGGTCGAATGATTGAAAACGTGAGGCTAAGCAATACAGTAGACTGCTATGTTGTAAATGGATGGGAAGGAGAAAAAATTGAAAACCATTCAGGAATTGTAGATATTTACAGAAACCCAAAAGCCGATCCTAAAATAGTAGCGCACTATAACCAACCTTTGTATGTTGCTGTAAAAGCACGTGAACTAGTATTAACACAAGGAAAAAAGGCAACAGTAGATTTTCATATTATCAACGAAAAAGAAATCAAAGGAAAACATACGTTAGCAATAGCTGTTTCAGACAGTTCAGGAGAAATTTATAAAGAATCATTTGCGGTAAATATAACGGGAGGCACTACTTTTGGTGAACTTTTAAAGAAAGAAATCTCCTTTACTGTGCCCAATAAAGGATACGTCCAAATCGATGCTCAGTTAAAAAAAGGACAAAAAAATATCGCTTCGGGCAAAGAAAAACTGTTTGTAACCTCTTTAAATAAGGAACTCCCAACTGTTACCATTTCGGATACCACAAAAACCTTGACACCATTATTAAAAGATATTGCAATCATTTCAAATAATGTGACTACCGTAAATGTGCAAGAAATTAAATCTAATGTAATGGTAACCAATAATTTTAATGAATTATTTGGAAAACAAAAATTCCCTCTTAGACAAGATATTTTACGCTGGGTAAACCAAGGAAACAAACTAGTTATTATTGGTGATGTAGAAAAATTTGCTGGCTGGTTATCTTCTAAAGCTATTTTAGACTACAGAGGAAGTGCTCCAATCAAAAGAGATTGGTATGGCGGAAACTATTTTGTAAAAGAGGACAAAATTTTCATAGATTTACCTGTAAATACAGCTTTCAACTGGGAATATCAATGTTTAGCAGGATATGAAAATAATCGATTGGGCTTGCGTATCGAAAAC
- a CDS encoding aldose epimerase family protein has translation MKNSINFVVSLVMALALVSCKKENPIVVKEESKLNEATFQGNDNTIKIYTIKNSHNLSATFTNYGQRLVSLMVPDRAGKFKDVVLGFYTLEEYKKASENYFGSTIGRYGNRIANGKFSIGNQQYSLATNNASNHLHGGIDGFNDVIWNVKQLAENKLEFSRISPDMEEGYPGDLKVKVTYTLTNDNELKMDYEATTNKATVINLTHHSFFNLKGEGEGDINSHILTVNADSYTPINKFFIPTGKIEKVASTPFDFRKGKPIGVDLKNKNEQLANGLGYDHNFVLNANPKNSEGLVFAAKVEEPESGRVMEIFTNEPGLQFYGGNFLDGKTKGKSGKPFVYRGAFCLETQHFPNSPNQPNFPTTLLNPGETYQSICIYKFTVNP, from the coding sequence ATGAAAAATAGTATCAATTTTGTTGTATCATTAGTTATGGCTTTAGCCTTAGTAAGCTGTAAAAAAGAAAATCCAATAGTTGTAAAGGAAGAATCAAAATTAAATGAAGCAACTTTTCAAGGAAACGATAATACTATTAAAATTTATACCATAAAGAATAGTCATAATCTTTCAGCCACATTTACCAATTATGGTCAACGATTAGTTTCTTTGATGGTGCCTGATAGAGCAGGAAAATTTAAAGACGTTGTTTTAGGCTTTTATACTTTGGAGGAATATAAAAAGGCTTCCGAGAATTATTTTGGAAGTACAATTGGTCGCTACGGTAATCGGATAGCCAACGGAAAATTTAGCATTGGTAATCAACAATATTCTTTAGCGACCAACAATGCTTCAAACCATTTGCACGGTGGAATTGATGGCTTTAATGATGTTATTTGGAATGTTAAGCAGCTTGCTGAGAATAAATTAGAATTTAGTCGAATATCGCCTGATATGGAAGAGGGTTATCCGGGAGATTTAAAGGTGAAAGTGACCTATACCTTGACAAACGATAATGAACTTAAGATGGATTATGAGGCGACAACTAATAAAGCTACTGTGATCAATCTAACACATCATTCTTTTTTTAATTTAAAGGGTGAAGGTGAAGGCGATATTAATAGTCATATTTTAACAGTAAACGCGGATAGTTATACCCCGATAAATAAATTCTTTATACCAACGGGTAAAATTGAAAAAGTGGCTAGCACTCCTTTCGATTTTAGAAAAGGAAAACCCATTGGAGTGGATTTGAAAAATAAAAATGAGCAATTGGCAAATGGTTTGGGGTATGATCATAATTTTGTCTTAAATGCTAATCCTAAAAATTCGGAAGGATTAGTCTTTGCTGCCAAAGTGGAAGAACCAGAATCGGGTAGAGTGATGGAAATTTTTACCAACGAGCCAGGATTACAATTTTATGGAGGTAATTTTTTAGACGGGAAAACCAAAGGAAAAAGTGGAAAGCCATTTGTATATAGAGGTGCTTTTTGTTTAGAAACACAACATTTTCCTAACTCACCTAATCAACCTAACTTCCCAACCACCTTATTGAATCCTGGTGAAACATACCAATCTATTTGTATTTATAAGTTTACTGTAAATCCATAA